A stretch of the Mycobacterium sp. ITM-2016-00317 genome encodes the following:
- a CDS encoding DNA repair helicase XPB encodes MTDGPLIVQSDKTVLLEVDHELAGEARAAIAPFAELERAPEHIHTYRITPLALWNARAAGHDAEQVVDALVTYSRYAVPQPLLVDIVDTMGRYGRLQLVKHPAHGLTLVSFDRAVLEEVLRNKKIAPMLGARLDDDTVVVHNSERGRVKQMLLKIGWPAEDLAGYVDGEAHPIELAQDGWQLRDYQQMAADSFWDGGSGVVVLPCGAGKTLVGAAAMAKAGATTLILVTNTVAGRQWKRELIARTSLTEEEIGEYSGERKEIRPVTIATYQVITRRTKGEYKHLELFDSRDWGLIVYDEVHLLPAPVFRMTADLQSRRRLGLTATLIREDGREGDVFSLIGPKRYDAPWKDIEAQGWIAPAECIEVRVTMTDNERMLYATSEPEERYKLCATAHTKIAVVKSILERHPDEPTLVIGAYLDQLDELGAELDAPVIQGSTKNAEREALFDGFRRGEIRTLVVSKVANFSIDLPEASVAVQVSGTFGSRQEEAQRLGRLLRPKADGGGAVFYSVVSRDSLDAEYAAHRQRFLAEQGYAYIIKDADDLLGPAI; translated from the coding sequence GTGACTGACGGCCCGCTGATCGTGCAGTCCGACAAGACGGTGCTGCTCGAAGTCGACCACGAGCTCGCCGGGGAGGCCCGCGCGGCGATCGCGCCGTTCGCCGAGCTCGAGCGTGCGCCTGAGCACATCCACACCTATCGCATCACCCCGCTGGCGCTCTGGAATGCCCGCGCCGCAGGTCACGACGCCGAACAGGTGGTGGATGCGCTGGTCACGTACTCCCGCTACGCGGTGCCGCAGCCCCTGCTCGTCGACATCGTCGACACGATGGGCCGTTACGGACGGCTGCAGCTGGTCAAGCACCCGGCGCACGGCCTGACCCTGGTCAGTTTCGATCGCGCCGTGCTCGAAGAGGTGCTGCGGAACAAGAAGATCGCGCCCATGCTCGGCGCCCGCCTCGACGACGACACCGTCGTCGTGCACAACAGCGAGCGCGGCCGGGTCAAGCAGATGCTGCTCAAGATCGGCTGGCCGGCGGAGGACCTCGCCGGCTACGTCGACGGGGAAGCCCACCCGATCGAGCTCGCGCAGGACGGCTGGCAGCTGCGCGACTATCAGCAGATGGCCGCCGACTCGTTCTGGGACGGTGGATCCGGTGTGGTGGTGCTGCCCTGCGGTGCCGGAAAGACGCTGGTGGGCGCCGCCGCCATGGCCAAGGCGGGGGCCACCACGTTGATCCTGGTGACGAACACCGTCGCCGGCCGGCAGTGGAAACGCGAGCTCATCGCGCGGACCTCGCTGACCGAGGAGGAGATCGGCGAGTACTCCGGCGAGCGCAAGGAGATCCGGCCGGTTACCATCGCGACCTACCAGGTGATCACCCGCCGCACCAAGGGCGAGTACAAGCACCTGGAGTTGTTCGACAGCCGGGACTGGGGCCTGATCGTCTATGACGAGGTGCACCTGCTGCCCGCGCCGGTGTTCCGGATGACGGCCGACCTGCAGTCACGCAGGCGCCTCGGCCTGACCGCCACCCTGATCCGTGAGGACGGGCGCGAGGGCGACGTGTTCTCGCTGATCGGCCCGAAGCGCTACGACGCGCCGTGGAAGGACATCGAGGCGCAGGGCTGGATCGCCCCCGCCGAGTGCATCGAGGTCCGCGTCACGATGACCGACAACGAACGCATGCTCTACGCCACCTCCGAACCCGAGGAGCGGTACAAGTTGTGTGCGACGGCACACACCAAGATCGCCGTGGTGAAGTCGATCCTGGAGCGACATCCCGACGAGCCGACGTTGGTGATCGGCGCCTACCTCGATCAACTCGACGAGTTGGGTGCCGAGTTGGACGCCCCGGTGATCCAGGGGTCGACGAAGAACGCCGAGCGTGAGGCTCTGTTCGACGGTTTCCGGCGCGGTGAGATCCGCACCCTGGTGGTGTCCAAGGTGGCGAACTTCTCCATTGATCTGCCCGAGGCCAGCGTGGCCGTGCAGGTGTCCGGGACGTTCGGGTCGCGGCAGGAAGAGGCGCAGCGGCTGGGGAGGTTGCTGCGACCGAAGGCAGACGGCGGCGGCGCGGTTTTCTACTCGGTGGTCTCCCGGGACAGCCTGGACGCCGAGTACGCCGCACACCGGCAGCGCTTCCTCGCCGAACAGGGGTATGCCTACATCATCAAGGACGCCGACGACCTGCTCGGGCCCGCGATCTGA